From one Lotus japonicus ecotype B-129 chromosome 3, LjGifu_v1.2 genomic stretch:
- the LOC130749500 gene encoding UMP-CMP kinase 3-like, with protein sequence MGTVVEAANKDAANGNGSILNKNLTVVFVLGGPGSGKGTQCSNIVKHFGYTHLSAGDLLRAEIKSGSENGTMIQNMIKEGKIVPSEVTIKLLQRAMLENGNDKFLIDGFPRNEENRAAFEKVTGIEPTFVLFFDCPEEEMERRLLGRNQGREDDNIETIRKRFNVFLESSLPVINYYDAKLKVRKIDAARPVEEVFESVKAIFSPKNEKAD encoded by the exons ATGGGAACTGTTGTTGAAGCTGCAAACAAG GATGCTGCAAATGGAAATGGGAGCATCCTAAACAAAAATCTCACAGTTGTTTTTGTGTTAG GTGGGCCAGGCAGCGGAAAGGGTACTCAATGTTCGAACATTGTCAAACATTTTGGGTATACTCACCTCAGTGCTGGGGATCTTCTGCGAGCAGAAATTAAATCCGGTTCTGAAAATGG TACAATGATTCAGAATATGATTAAAGAAGGAAAAATTGTTCCATCTGAGGTAACAATTAAGCTGCTGCAGCGAGCAATGCTGGAAAATGGCAATGACAAATTTCTTATTGATGGTTTTCCTCGCAATGAGGAAAACCGTGCAGCGTTTGAGAAAGTG ACAGGAATAGAGCCAACGTTTGTCCTTTTTTTTGATTGCCCTGAGGAAGAGATGGAGAGGCGACTTCTTGGCCGGAACCAG GGTAGAGAAGATGACAACATTGAAACAATAAGGAAGCGGTTTAATGTTTTCTTGGAATCTAGTCTCCCTGTGATTAATTATTATGATGCAAAGCTAAAAGTTCGCAAG ATTGATGCTGCAAGGCCTGTTGAGGAGGTATTTGAGTCAGTCAAAGCTATTTTTAGTCCAAAAAATGAGAAG GCTGACTGA